From a region of the Thermococcus sp. 21S7 genome:
- the thiD gene encoding bifunctional hydroxymethylpyrimidine kinase/phosphomethylpyrimidine kinase, translating to MAVLILAGLDTGGGAGLKADIETVSALGEHPLPILTAITYQNPLGVGGYHPIPPEVVRNQIRAVKEHFKIRTVKVGMLGSGGVARVVREETDGLTRIFDPVMSSSTGAKLIDSIESIKILVEGSIVTPNVPEAEALSGLEIRSVNDMRESAKAIAEDLGAAAVVVTGGHLTITDVLYWRGRFYEFPGMKVEGFAHGTGCVFSSALATFLAKGLELPDAVEKAKRFVEGAITFSKAEATAVNPLWELQRDAYRWGAREELRNAIDELMGFREKLNPHVPEVGTNFALVTPLGEVFAVKGRIVRYGKTVKPVGPVELNASDHLRRALLKIRQFYPEIRAVLNLRYSEELVKRARELELVVSFYDRHEEPEEVKRAERGTMEWGIETAVKRAGKRPDVIYHLGDWGKEPMVLVFGKDAGEVVERVRALVSSALR from the coding sequence ATGGCCGTTTTGATTCTTGCCGGCCTTGATACCGGGGGCGGAGCGGGTCTAAAGGCCGACATTGAGACGGTCTCTGCCCTGGGCGAGCACCCGCTCCCCATTCTCACCGCCATCACATATCAAAACCCTCTGGGAGTCGGGGGCTATCACCCCATTCCGCCGGAGGTCGTGAGAAACCAGATACGGGCAGTTAAGGAGCACTTCAAAATCAGAACCGTTAAGGTGGGAATGCTCGGGAGCGGTGGAGTCGCCAGGGTCGTGAGGGAAGAAACCGACGGCTTGACGAGGATCTTCGACCCCGTGATGTCCTCAAGCACCGGCGCCAAACTCATAGATTCCATCGAATCCATCAAAATCCTCGTGGAGGGTTCGATAGTCACCCCGAACGTTCCGGAGGCGGAAGCACTTAGCGGCCTCGAAATCCGTTCGGTGAACGACATGAGGGAATCTGCGAAGGCAATCGCCGAAGACCTCGGCGCTGCGGCGGTCGTGGTTACGGGCGGCCACCTTACCATTACAGACGTCCTCTACTGGAGGGGAAGGTTCTACGAGTTTCCGGGGATGAAGGTTGAAGGCTTCGCGCACGGGACGGGCTGTGTCTTCTCCTCTGCCTTGGCGACGTTCCTTGCCAAGGGCCTTGAGCTTCCCGACGCGGTTGAGAAAGCGAAGCGCTTCGTCGAAGGTGCCATAACCTTCTCGAAGGCCGAGGCAACGGCAGTGAACCCCCTCTGGGAACTCCAGAGGGACGCCTACCGCTGGGGGGCCAGAGAAGAGCTCAGGAACGCCATTGATGAACTCATGGGGTTTAGAGAAAAGCTCAACCCCCACGTTCCCGAGGTCGGGACGAACTTCGCACTGGTGACGCCCTTAGGGGAGGTCTTCGCAGTCAAAGGCAGAATCGTCCGCTACGGAAAAACGGTAAAGCCCGTCGGTCCGGTGGAACTCAACGCCAGCGACCACCTGAGGAGGGCACTGCTCAAGATTAGACAGTTCTACCCCGAGATTAGAGCGGTGCTCAACCTTCGCTATTCCGAGGAACTCGTGAAGCGCGCCCGGGAACTCGAACTGGTGGTTTCTTTCTACGACAGGCATGAAGAGCCGGAGGAGGTGAAGAGGGCCGAGAGGGGAACGATGGAGTGGGGCATCGAGACCGCCGTAAAGAGGGCCGGAAAAAGGCCCGACGTGATTTATCACCTCGGCGACTGGGGCAAGGAGCCGATGGTTCTGGTCTTTGGGAAGGACGCGGGAGAGGTTGTGGAGAGAGTTAGAGCGCTCGTTTCTTCCGCCCTTCGATGA
- a CDS encoding sulfide-dependent adenosine diphosphate thiazole synthase produces MLRETEISRAIIEAYMGELLEGLNLDVAIVGAGPSGMVAGYYLAKNGAKVAIFEKKLSIGGGIWGGAMGFNRIVVQDAAKEILDEFGISYRPFKNGLYVADSIETATTIASKAVKAGVKFFNMVEVEDLVLKDDRVAGVVINWTPVLMTGLHVDPLTIEAKFVIDSTGHGAQISQHLVKRGLLEVPGEGPMWAEKGEELTVKHTKEVFPGLYVTGMAANAIAGAPRMGPIFGGMFLSGRKAAFEILEKLR; encoded by the coding sequence ATGCTGAGGGAGACGGAGATAAGCAGGGCGATAATAGAGGCCTACATGGGCGAACTTCTTGAGGGTCTGAACCTTGACGTGGCGATAGTCGGAGCCGGCCCCTCCGGAATGGTCGCCGGCTACTACCTCGCCAAGAACGGGGCAAAGGTTGCGATATTCGAGAAGAAGCTCTCAATCGGCGGCGGAATCTGGGGCGGTGCGATGGGCTTCAACAGGATAGTCGTTCAGGATGCGGCCAAAGAAATCCTTGACGAGTTCGGGATAAGCTACAGACCCTTTAAAAACGGCCTCTACGTCGCCGATTCTATCGAAACGGCAACGACGATAGCAAGCAAAGCTGTGAAGGCCGGAGTGAAGTTCTTCAACATGGTCGAGGTTGAGGATTTGGTCCTGAAGGACGACCGCGTTGCCGGGGTTGTAATCAACTGGACGCCGGTCCTCATGACGGGCCTCCACGTGGATCCCCTTACCATCGAGGCGAAGTTTGTAATCGATTCGACGGGTCACGGGGCGCAGATAAGTCAGCACCTCGTCAAGCGCGGTCTTCTTGAAGTTCCCGGAGAGGGGCCGATGTGGGCCGAAAAGGGCGAGGAGCTGACTGTTAAGCACACGAAGGAGGTTTTCCCGGGCCTCTACGTCACGGGAATGGCCGCGAACGCAATAGCCGGTGCCCCAAGGATGGGCCCGATATTCGGCGGCATGTTCCTGAGCGGAAGGAAGGCGGCCTTCGAAATTCTCGAAAAGCTGAGGTGA
- the thiC gene encoding phosphomethylpyrimidine synthase ThiC: MTQLEDARNGIITEDMKFIAEKEGINPEKLRRSVAKGHTVIFRNVRHDWVKPVAVGEAVRVKVNANIGTSRDIVDVEAEIEKAKIAVKYGADTIMDLSTGGDLDEIRKRIMKAVDVPIGTVPIYQAAEEMLAKGKAIIEMTEDDMWKAVEKHFRDGVDYATIHVGVTKEVVEKMKRTKRIVGMVSRGGTFLAAWILHWGEENPFYKNYDYLLELAREYDVVLSLGDGLRPGGLPDAGDELQIAELYTLGRLVRRAREAGVQTMVEGPGHVPIDQIGAQVKLAKIATDNAPFYVLGPIVTDVFPGYDHITSAIGGAIAALNGADFLCYVTPAEHLGLPTVEHVREGVIAARIAAHAVNLTRFEADFKKDYLMSLARGRLNWAKQFELSEDKEMFVEIRKDRPTKTEACSMCGDLCAIKLINDMLRTGEAE, translated from the coding sequence ATGACCCAGCTTGAGGATGCAAGGAACGGAATAATCACCGAGGATATGAAGTTTATAGCCGAGAAAGAGGGCATAAACCCCGAAAAGCTCAGGAGGAGCGTCGCCAAAGGCCACACCGTCATATTCCGCAACGTGAGGCACGACTGGGTTAAGCCCGTTGCGGTTGGTGAAGCCGTCCGCGTCAAGGTCAACGCCAACATAGGCACCTCGCGCGACATAGTGGACGTCGAAGCTGAGATAGAGAAGGCCAAGATCGCGGTCAAATATGGCGCCGATACCATAATGGACCTCTCAACCGGTGGCGACCTCGATGAAATAAGAAAGCGCATAATGAAGGCGGTGGACGTTCCCATTGGCACCGTTCCCATCTACCAGGCCGCCGAGGAGATGCTGGCCAAAGGAAAGGCGATCATCGAGATGACCGAGGACGACATGTGGAAGGCTGTGGAGAAGCACTTCAGGGACGGCGTTGACTACGCGACGATACACGTTGGAGTTACGAAAGAGGTCGTCGAGAAGATGAAGAGAACCAAGAGGATTGTCGGCATGGTCTCCCGCGGTGGAACGTTCCTGGCAGCGTGGATACTCCACTGGGGCGAGGAGAACCCCTTCTACAAGAACTACGACTACCTCCTTGAGCTCGCGCGGGAGTACGACGTCGTCCTAAGCCTTGGCGACGGGTTGAGGCCCGGCGGACTGCCCGATGCCGGCGACGAACTGCAGATAGCCGAGCTTTACACCCTCGGAAGGCTCGTTAGGAGAGCCAGAGAGGCAGGAGTTCAGACCATGGTTGAAGGACCCGGCCACGTTCCGATAGACCAGATAGGGGCCCAGGTGAAGCTGGCCAAGATCGCCACGGATAACGCTCCTTTCTATGTGTTGGGTCCGATAGTTACCGACGTCTTCCCAGGCTACGACCACATCACCTCTGCCATAGGCGGAGCCATAGCCGCCCTAAACGGTGCCGACTTCCTCTGCTACGTGACGCCGGCGGAGCACCTTGGACTGCCGACGGTGGAGCACGTTAGAGAAGGGGTTATAGCCGCCAGGATAGCCGCCCACGCCGTAAACCTGACCCGCTTTGAGGCTGATTTTAAGAAGGACTACCTCATGAGCCTGGCAAGGGGAAGGCTGAACTGGGCGAAGCAGTTCGAGCTCAGCGAGGACAAGGAGATGTTCGTCGAGATAAGGAAGGATAGGCCGACGAAGACCGAGGCATGCTCCATGTGCGGCGATTTATGCGCGATAAAGCTCATCAACGACATGCTGAGAACAGGTGAGGCCGAGTGA
- a CDS encoding phosphoribosylaminoimidazolesuccinocarboxamide synthase, producing MRLIYRGKTKDVYEDGPYLVFYFKDSLLGEDGREDTGGNEVIGERLGKGSAVLKQTEFFFSLLERNGIRTHFIERIDERRARFLKAGRIPLETIYRLKAYGSFLRRYSGWVESLQELGIVEFTLKDDSLGDPLITEEAISRLGIASEGELEEMKEVTKRVAEILAGFFSAKGLELIDFKLEFGRLNGELLVIDELSGDTMRVMKDGRLLSQEELLEVVE from the coding sequence GTGAGGCTCATCTACCGCGGTAAGACGAAGGACGTTTACGAGGATGGCCCGTATCTAGTCTTTTACTTCAAGGACTCCCTGCTGGGCGAAGACGGAAGGGAAGACACGGGCGGCAACGAGGTGATAGGCGAGAGATTGGGCAAGGGGAGTGCGGTTCTCAAGCAGACGGAGTTCTTCTTCAGCCTGCTGGAAAGGAACGGGATAAGGACCCACTTCATCGAGCGGATTGACGAGAGAAGGGCGCGCTTTCTGAAGGCAGGGAGGATTCCGCTGGAGACTATATACCGCCTCAAGGCTTACGGAAGCTTCCTCAGGAGATACAGCGGATGGGTGGAGTCTCTCCAAGAGCTGGGAATAGTCGAGTTCACCCTCAAGGACGACTCGCTCGGCGACCCCCTCATAACCGAAGAAGCAATATCCCGGCTCGGTATAGCGAGCGAAGGGGAGCTGGAGGAAATGAAGGAGGTAACGAAAAGGGTCGCCGAAATCCTGGCGGGGTTCTTCTCCGCAAAGGGGCTTGAGCTAATAGACTTCAAGCTGGAGTTTGGCAGGCTGAATGGGGAGCTTCTGGTGATAGACGAGCTTAGCGGCGACACGATGCGCGTTATGAAGGATGGGAGGCTTTTGAGCCAGGAAGAGCTCCTGGAGGTGGTAGAATGA
- a CDS encoding formate--phosphoribosylaminoimidazolecarboxamide ligase — protein MIISTIASHSSLQILMGAKKEGFGTRLYVKPGRKAFYSSIPLVDEIVVTENMREVLGDDGIVVPHGSFVAYLGIEAIEKAKAKFFGNRRFLKWETSFELQDMALKKAGIPAVEVIEPEEAKPDELYFVRLEGPRGGSGHFLAYGHELGEKIKGLGEPYRIERFTDGVYLYVHFFYSPILNRLELFGVDERLVIADANKRRPFRTLPYTIAGNKAVALRESLLPELYGYGLAFVEAMAELEPPGIIGPFALHFAYDGEFRCIGFASRIDGGSNARHWYPALYWERPMLVGERIAREIRLALEKDRLKEVVT, from the coding sequence ATGATAATCTCCACCATAGCTTCCCACTCCTCCCTTCAGATACTCATGGGGGCAAAGAAAGAGGGCTTCGGAACGAGGCTCTACGTTAAACCGGGTAGAAAGGCTTTCTACTCCTCCATCCCGCTCGTCGATGAAATCGTCGTAACGGAAAACATGAGGGAAGTACTCGGTGATGACGGCATCGTCGTACCCCACGGCTCCTTCGTGGCCTACCTTGGCATAGAGGCCATCGAGAAAGCAAAGGCTAAGTTCTTCGGCAACAGACGTTTCCTCAAGTGGGAAACCAGCTTTGAGCTCCAGGATATGGCCCTTAAAAAGGCAGGCATTCCGGCGGTTGAAGTCATCGAGCCCGAAGAGGCTAAGCCAGACGAGCTTTACTTTGTTCGCCTTGAGGGACCGAGGGGTGGAAGCGGGCACTTCTTGGCCTACGGTCATGAACTGGGGGAGAAGATCAAAGGCCTGGGCGAACCCTACAGGATTGAACGCTTCACAGACGGCGTTTACCTCTACGTCCACTTCTTCTATTCGCCGATTTTAAACCGATTGGAGCTCTTTGGCGTTGATGAGCGCCTGGTCATCGCGGACGCAAACAAGAGGCGGCCCTTCAGGACCCTCCCCTACACTATAGCGGGAAACAAGGCCGTGGCGCTGAGGGAGTCGCTCCTGCCGGAGCTGTACGGTTACGGCCTGGCATTCGTCGAGGCCATGGCGGAGCTTGAACCTCCCGGCATCATAGGTCCCTTCGCCCTCCACTTCGCCTACGATGGTGAATTCCGCTGCATAGGCTTCGCCTCGCGCATAGACGGCGGCAGCAATGCCAGACACTGGTACCCGGCCCTCTACTGGGAAAGGCCGATGCTCGTGGGCGAGAGGATAGCGCGCGAGATTAGGCTCGCCCTTGAGAAGGACCGCCTTAAGGAGGTGGTAACTTGA